A region of Panicum virgatum strain AP13 chromosome 8N, P.virgatum_v5, whole genome shotgun sequence DNA encodes the following proteins:
- the LOC120684632 gene encoding dehydrogenase/reductase SDR family member 7-like isoform X2: MLLLILFALLAGAAAFLLFMFATVVDGDLTLVSRGPPRRERVDGKVVWITGASRGIGEVLAMQFANLGAKLILSARNKDELERVKQNILSKNPDSRVEVLPMDLSAGEKSLKQVVHAAESLFSNAGVDYMIHNAAFERPKRGALEESEEGLKMSSAAGKVPAPGQAIYSASKHALNGYFASLRSELCTKGIKITVVCPGPIETPQSSAAASSVQSHSSERRVSVERCVELTIIAATHGLKEAWISYQPVLTVMYLVQYMPTIGYWLMDKVGAKRLDAAAKKGNTYSWNLIFGGKKSA, translated from the exons atgctcctcctcatcctcttcgcccttctcgccggcgccgccgccttcctcctcTTCATGTTCGCCACCGTCGTCGATG GGGACTTGACGCTCGTGTCGCGCGGCCCGCCGCGGCGGGAGAGGGTGGACGGCAAG GTCGTGTGGATTACTGGAGCGAGCCGCGGGATTG GGGAGGTCCTTGCAATGCAATTTGCAAACTTAGGAGCAAAGCTGATACTATCTGCTCGTAACAAGGACGAGCTTGAGAGAGTAAAACAAAACATTCTCA GCAAGAATCCAGATAGCAGAGTTGAAGTGTTACCCATGGATTTATCAGCTGGTGAAAAATCTCTGAAACAAGTTGTACATGCGGCAGAATCACTCTTTTCTAATGCAGGCGTTGACTATATGATCCATAATGCTGCCTTTGAACGTCCT AAACGGGGGGCACTGGAAGAAAGTGAGGAAGGTCTCAAG ATGAGCAGTGCGGCTGGAAAGGTTCCTGCTCCTGGTCAGGCCATTTATTCTGCATCCAAACATGCTCTCAATGGATACTTCGCCTCTCTGCGTTCTGAG TTGTGTACAAAAGGCATTAAGATCACTGTTGTATGCCCTGGACCAATTGAAACACCACAATCTTCTGCAGCAGCATCTTCGGTACAAAGTCATTCTTCTGAG AGACGTGTTTCGGTGGAAAGATGTGTTGAACTGACGATCATTGCAGCAACTCATGGGCTTAAAGAAGCATGGATATCATATCAG CCTGTGCTGACTGTTATGTACTTGGTGCAATACATGCCAACGATTGGTTACTGGCTTATGGACAAG GTTGGTGCAAAACGGCTGGACGCAGCTGCAAAGAAAGGCAACACCTATAGTTGGAATCTCATTTTTGGCGGCAAGAAGTCAGCATGA
- the LOC120684630 gene encoding cytochrome P450 716A1-like isoform X1: MAFLVLFAALLALFLHRLTKKHRSYSTYNLPPGDFGIPVVGQTFSLIRSLRSNTDDQWFRARVKKYGPVSKMSVLGSPTVLLAGPAANHFIFTNESLALTQTRALHALLGRSILTLSGDELKQVRSAVQGYLRPEMVRRYVGKMDHEVRRQIKLYWVCHNTVTILPLARRLTLGVICSIVFSHEAAAIVEALAADFQFLGDAILSFPANIPFTRFGKGMESSAKIRKAITRIARQREDSLLQEGHASSSTDFITHMLILRNQGAHSLTLEDIVDNVMGIIIGAHGTTSALITFMIRYLGNEPDVLAKITEEQDEIADNKGTEDALTWEHVSRMKYTWKAAMETLRIVPPVFGSFRTATKDIKYQGYDIPKGWKVFAAQSITHLDSRFFNEPTKFDPSRFDKRSSITPYTFLPFGGGPRMCPGTEFSRVETMVAMHYLVTQFRWKLCYKDETYMKDPKPTPVFGLPVELELRRPPSTADASSAMSIQIKLTGTPAHVRHDRLKQISPALAYVARSRSVDICVNRNHTLRSYAKRRGCVVS; the protein is encoded by the exons ATGGCTTTCCTCGTGCTCTTTGCTGCACTACTCGCCTTGTTCCTTCACCGGCTCACCAAAAAACACAGGTCTTACTCAACCTACAACCTCCCTCCCGGTGATTTCGGCATCCCAGTCGTCGGCCAAACCTTCTCCCTCATCCGCTCTCTACGCAGCAACACTGATGACCAATGGTTCAGAGCTAGAGTAAAGAAATATGGTCCGGTGTCCAAGATGTCAGTGCTTGGCTCACCGACGGTGTTGCTTGCTGGTCCGGCGGCCAACCATTTCATCTTCACTAACGAGAGCCTTGCCCTAACGCAAACGCGTGCCCTGCACGCTCTCCTCGGGCGATCCATACTTACGCTCAGCGGCGATGAGCTGAAGCAAGTGCGCAGCGCTGTGCAGGGATACCTGAGGCCCGAGATGGTGAGGAGGTACGTGGGGAAGATGGACCACGAGGTCAGGAGGCAAATCAAGCTCTACTGGGTTTGTCACAACACTGTCACC ATCCTGCCGCTTGCAAGACGTCTTACACTTGGGGTCATCTGTTCGATTGTCTTCAGCCATGAAGCAGCCGCCATAGTAGAAGCCCTTGCTGCTGACTTCCAGTTTCTAGGTGACGCAATCCTTTCATTTCCAGCAAACATTCCCTTCACCAGGTTCGGCAAGGGCATGGAGTCCAGTGCCAAGATCCGGAAAGCCATCACCAGGATTGCCCGGCAGAGGGAAGACTCACTACTGCAGGAAGGACATGCTTCTTCAAGTACTGACTTTATCACCCACATGCTCATTCTACGCAACCAGGGTGCGCATTCCCTCACACTGGAGGACATTGTTGACAACGTGATGGGCATTATCATCGGTGCACATGGTACCACGTCTGCTCTTATCACCTTCATGATCCGCTACCTCGGAAATGAGCCAGATGTCCTTGCCAAAATCACTGAAG AGCAAGATGAGATAGCAGATAATAAAGGAACAGAGGATGCTCTAACATGGGAACATGTTTCGAGGATGAAGTACACGTGGAAGGCAGCAATGGAGACGCTCCGAATAGTTCCTCCAGTCTTCGGGAGTTTCCGGACTGCTACCAAGGATATCAAATATCAGGGATATGACATCCCTAAAGGCTGGAAA GTCTTTGCAGCACAAAGCATTACACATTTGGATTCCAGGTTCTTCAATGAGCCCACCAAGTTTGATCCATCTCGGTTTGATAAGCGATCATCGATCACACCCTATACCTTCTTACCATTCGGTGGAGGACCAAGAATGTGCCCGGGAACTGAGTTTTCAAGGGTGGAAACAATGGTGGCCATGCACTATCTTGTGACACAGTTCAGGTGGAAGTTGTGCTACAAAGATGAAACTTACATGAAGGATCCAAAGCCAACGCCTGTTTTTGGACTTCCAGTAGAATTGGAGTTGAGAAGACCCCCTTCAACTGCTGATGCTTCGAGTGCTATGTCCATTCAG atcaaattgactggcacaccAGCACACGTTCGGCACGATAGATTGAAGCAGATCTCCCCGGCCCTAGCGTACGTGGCGCGCAGCCGATCGGTGGATATTTGCGTCAACAGGAATCACACCCTAAGGAGTTACGCAAAGAGAAGAGGTTGTGTGGTATCCTAA
- the LOC120684570 gene encoding pterocarpan synthase 1-like, with protein sequence MARTISALLLVSAAILLAASSIYYRRGDGSTNGGSATTRTTHLHFYMHDEYTGPNPTAALIVPGRAPLSDSMAGTSRRRFGDIAVMNNALTEGPQRGSPRVGTAQGFTVRVSERGSVNALSMHLVMEDGEFAGSSLVVNSRVDTDLAVRESVVVGGTGRLRFARGYALSRSYDYDLAKGGIVEIDVYLY encoded by the coding sequence ATGGCTCGCACGATTTCGGCACTTCTTCTAGTCTCCGCCGCCATCCTCCTCGCTGCATCATCCATCTACTACCGCCGTGGCGATGGCAGCACTAACGGCGGCAGCGCCACAACAAGAACAACGCACCTACATTTCTACATGCACGATGAGTACACCGGCCCAAACCCAACAGCCGCGCTCATCGTGCCCGGCAGGGCGCCGCTTTCTGACAGCATGGCGGGCACCTCGCGCCGCCGGTTTGGGGACATCGCGGTGATGAACAACGCGCTCACGGAGGGGCCCCAGCGCGGCAGCCCACGCGTGGGCACGGCGCAGGGGTTCACCGTGCGCGTGTCGGAGCGCGGCTCCGTGAACGCCCTGAGCATGCACTTGGTGATGGAGGATGGCGAGTTCGCCGGGAGCTCGCTGGTGGTGAACAGCAGGGTCGACACCGACTTGGCCGTGCGCGAGTCCGTGGTCGTCGGCGGCACCGGCCGGTTGCGCTTCGCGCGGGGCTACGCGCTCAGCCGGAGCTATGATTATGACTTGGCCAagggcggcatcgtggagatcGACGTGTACCTGTACTAG
- the LOC120684632 gene encoding dehydrogenase/reductase SDR family member 7-like isoform X1, translating into MLLLILFALLAGAAAFLLFMFATVVDGDLTLVSRGPPRRERVDGKVVWITGASRGIGEVLAMQFANLGAKLILSARNKDELERVKQNILSKNPDSRVEVLPMDLSAGEKSLKQVVHAAESLFSNAGVDYMIHNAAFERPKRGALEESEEGLKATINVNVIGTITLTRLLAPYMLDRGMGHFVVMSSAAGKVPAPGQAIYSASKHALNGYFASLRSELCTKGIKITVVCPGPIETPQSSAAASSVQSHSSERRVSVERCVELTIIAATHGLKEAWISYQPVLTVMYLVQYMPTIGYWLMDKVGAKRLDAAAKKGNTYSWNLIFGGKKSA; encoded by the exons atgctcctcctcatcctcttcgcccttctcgccggcgccgccgccttcctcctcTTCATGTTCGCCACCGTCGTCGATG GGGACTTGACGCTCGTGTCGCGCGGCCCGCCGCGGCGGGAGAGGGTGGACGGCAAG GTCGTGTGGATTACTGGAGCGAGCCGCGGGATTG GGGAGGTCCTTGCAATGCAATTTGCAAACTTAGGAGCAAAGCTGATACTATCTGCTCGTAACAAGGACGAGCTTGAGAGAGTAAAACAAAACATTCTCA GCAAGAATCCAGATAGCAGAGTTGAAGTGTTACCCATGGATTTATCAGCTGGTGAAAAATCTCTGAAACAAGTTGTACATGCGGCAGAATCACTCTTTTCTAATGCAGGCGTTGACTATATGATCCATAATGCTGCCTTTGAACGTCCT AAACGGGGGGCACTGGAAGAAAGTGAGGAAGGTCTCAAG GCTACTATTAATGTCAATGTCATCGGAACTATTACTCTAACACGCCTTCTTGCACCTTATATGCTGGATAGAGGGATGGGTCATTTTGTTGTG ATGAGCAGTGCGGCTGGAAAGGTTCCTGCTCCTGGTCAGGCCATTTATTCTGCATCCAAACATGCTCTCAATGGATACTTCGCCTCTCTGCGTTCTGAG TTGTGTACAAAAGGCATTAAGATCACTGTTGTATGCCCTGGACCAATTGAAACACCACAATCTTCTGCAGCAGCATCTTCGGTACAAAGTCATTCTTCTGAG AGACGTGTTTCGGTGGAAAGATGTGTTGAACTGACGATCATTGCAGCAACTCATGGGCTTAAAGAAGCATGGATATCATATCAG CCTGTGCTGACTGTTATGTACTTGGTGCAATACATGCCAACGATTGGTTACTGGCTTATGGACAAG GTTGGTGCAAAACGGCTGGACGCAGCTGCAAAGAAAGGCAACACCTATAGTTGGAATCTCATTTTTGGCGGCAAGAAGTCAGCATGA
- the LOC120684630 gene encoding cytochrome P450 716A1-like isoform X2, which yields MAFLVLFAALLALFLHRLTKKHRSYSTYNLPPGDFGIPVVGQTFSLIRSLRSNTDDQWFRARVKKYGPVSKMSVLGSPTVLLAGPAANHFIFTNESLALTQTRALHALLGRSILTLSGDELKQVRSAVQGYLRPEMVRRYVGKMDHEVRRQIKLYWVCHNTVTILPLARRLTLGVICSIVFSHEAAAIVEALAADFQFLGDAILSFPANIPFTRFGKGMESSAKIRKAITRIARQREDSLLQEGHASSSTDFITHMLILRNQGAHSLTLEDIVDNVMGIIIGAHGTTSALITFMIRYLGNEPDVLAKITEEQDEIADNKGTEDALTWEHVSRMKYTWKAAMETLRIVPPVFGSFRTATKDIKYQGYDIPKGWKVFAAQSITHLDSRFFNEPTKFDPSRFDKRSSITPYTFLPFGGGPRMCPGTEFSRVETMVAMHYLVTQFRWKLCYKDETYMKDPKPTPVFGLPVELELRRPPSTADASSAMSIQVADKEWIDAEARKNGKLARGSERHRS from the exons ATGGCTTTCCTCGTGCTCTTTGCTGCACTACTCGCCTTGTTCCTTCACCGGCTCACCAAAAAACACAGGTCTTACTCAACCTACAACCTCCCTCCCGGTGATTTCGGCATCCCAGTCGTCGGCCAAACCTTCTCCCTCATCCGCTCTCTACGCAGCAACACTGATGACCAATGGTTCAGAGCTAGAGTAAAGAAATATGGTCCGGTGTCCAAGATGTCAGTGCTTGGCTCACCGACGGTGTTGCTTGCTGGTCCGGCGGCCAACCATTTCATCTTCACTAACGAGAGCCTTGCCCTAACGCAAACGCGTGCCCTGCACGCTCTCCTCGGGCGATCCATACTTACGCTCAGCGGCGATGAGCTGAAGCAAGTGCGCAGCGCTGTGCAGGGATACCTGAGGCCCGAGATGGTGAGGAGGTACGTGGGGAAGATGGACCACGAGGTCAGGAGGCAAATCAAGCTCTACTGGGTTTGTCACAACACTGTCACC ATCCTGCCGCTTGCAAGACGTCTTACACTTGGGGTCATCTGTTCGATTGTCTTCAGCCATGAAGCAGCCGCCATAGTAGAAGCCCTTGCTGCTGACTTCCAGTTTCTAGGTGACGCAATCCTTTCATTTCCAGCAAACATTCCCTTCACCAGGTTCGGCAAGGGCATGGAGTCCAGTGCCAAGATCCGGAAAGCCATCACCAGGATTGCCCGGCAGAGGGAAGACTCACTACTGCAGGAAGGACATGCTTCTTCAAGTACTGACTTTATCACCCACATGCTCATTCTACGCAACCAGGGTGCGCATTCCCTCACACTGGAGGACATTGTTGACAACGTGATGGGCATTATCATCGGTGCACATGGTACCACGTCTGCTCTTATCACCTTCATGATCCGCTACCTCGGAAATGAGCCAGATGTCCTTGCCAAAATCACTGAAG AGCAAGATGAGATAGCAGATAATAAAGGAACAGAGGATGCTCTAACATGGGAACATGTTTCGAGGATGAAGTACACGTGGAAGGCAGCAATGGAGACGCTCCGAATAGTTCCTCCAGTCTTCGGGAGTTTCCGGACTGCTACCAAGGATATCAAATATCAGGGATATGACATCCCTAAAGGCTGGAAA GTCTTTGCAGCACAAAGCATTACACATTTGGATTCCAGGTTCTTCAATGAGCCCACCAAGTTTGATCCATCTCGGTTTGATAAGCGATCATCGATCACACCCTATACCTTCTTACCATTCGGTGGAGGACCAAGAATGTGCCCGGGAACTGAGTTTTCAAGGGTGGAAACAATGGTGGCCATGCACTATCTTGTGACACAGTTCAGGTGGAAGTTGTGCTACAAAGATGAAACTTACATGAAGGATCCAAAGCCAACGCCTGTTTTTGGACTTCCAGTAGAATTGGAGTTGAGAAGACCCCCTTCAACTGCTGATGCTTCGAGTGCTATGTCCATTCAG GTAGCCGACAAGGAGTGGATCGACGCTGAAGCAAGGAAGAATGGAAAATTGGCTCGTGGATCGGAAAGGCATCGTAGCTAA